From a region of the Leptospirillum ferriphilum genome:
- a CDS encoding zinc-dependent alcohol dehydrogenase family protein has protein sequence MKAVTLDRAGGPDVLQYTEIPDPPAPPKGHLLVRLHAAGVNPVDYKLRKAGTFYPDRLPAILGCDGAGTVEACGSDVRRFRPGDRVFFMHGGYGREPGTYAQWTIVPEEATALLPGNVSFIDAAALPIPVITAWESLDRAGLLEAGESVLIHAGAGGVGHLALQLARNRGLRPITTVRGEEKAAQARKDGALHIIDPDRIDFVQAALDLTEGNGVRLVVDTIGGEMFCRSFDAAALYGHVSTLLEKACGDAAVARAKKRNLSLHYILILTPSLLKNTVEIARQTRILESAARMVSSGALSVRIFRTFPLESVREAHALIESGHTSGKIVLAIP, from the coding sequence ATGAAAGCGGTTACTCTGGACCGGGCGGGAGGCCCGGACGTTCTTCAATACACCGAGATCCCGGACCCCCCTGCCCCGCCGAAAGGGCACCTTCTCGTCCGTCTCCACGCGGCAGGCGTCAACCCCGTGGATTACAAGCTCCGCAAAGCCGGCACCTTCTACCCGGACCGCCTTCCTGCCATTCTCGGGTGCGACGGGGCCGGAACGGTGGAAGCCTGCGGTTCGGACGTTCGACGCTTTCGTCCGGGCGACCGTGTCTTTTTCATGCATGGAGGATACGGCAGGGAACCCGGAACGTATGCCCAGTGGACGATCGTCCCCGAAGAAGCCACCGCTCTCCTCCCGGGAAATGTATCCTTTATCGATGCGGCCGCGCTTCCCATTCCCGTGATCACCGCGTGGGAGTCCCTGGACAGGGCCGGACTCCTGGAAGCCGGGGAATCTGTCCTGATCCATGCCGGAGCCGGAGGTGTCGGCCATCTTGCCCTTCAGCTCGCAAGGAATCGGGGTCTTCGTCCGATCACCACCGTCCGTGGAGAAGAAAAAGCGGCGCAAGCCAGAAAAGACGGAGCTTTGCATATCATCGATCCGGATCGGATTGACTTTGTCCAGGCAGCCCTGGATTTGACGGAAGGAAACGGCGTTCGCCTCGTCGTGGACACGATCGGCGGAGAGATGTTCTGCCGCTCGTTCGATGCGGCCGCCCTCTATGGGCATGTTTCGACGCTCCTTGAAAAAGCCTGCGGGGACGCGGCGGTCGCCCGGGCCAAGAAACGCAATCTCTCCCTGCATTACATTCTGATCCTGACCCCTTCCCTTCTGAAAAATACCGTTGAAATCGCCCGGCAAACCCGCATTCTGGAATCGGCTGCCCGGATGGTTTCTTCCGGCGCTCTTTCCGTCCGGATTTTCCGGACCTTTCCGCTGGAATCCGTCCGGGAAGCCCATGCGTTGATCGAATCCGGTCACACGTCGGGGAAAATCGTCCTCGCCATTCCCTGA
- a CDS encoding metallophosphoesterase encodes MATYAVGDIHGQYHLLVALFDRVGFDFRNDRLISVGDVIDRGTDTGLLLEKLYEGSRDGWFSAIKGNHEELLLSYWREPDRYRENYLDPGFGGRPTVEALEKSKKGKKFLEWIQTWPLYLEVDTFILVHASLPRIQGSRFGDIELCPLRKEGSTGFHTCLWARPPEIYPSFDQRLVISGHNIVSQPGPGKEGVLLIDTGAYRTGALTFMRLEDRTFHQVRGKPRVQS; translated from the coding sequence ATGGCCACCTATGCCGTGGGAGACATCCATGGACAATATCATCTTCTTGTGGCGCTTTTCGACCGGGTCGGGTTTGATTTCCGGAACGACAGGCTGATCAGCGTCGGAGATGTGATTGATCGGGGGACCGATACCGGCCTTCTCCTGGAAAAACTGTACGAAGGCTCCCGGGACGGATGGTTCTCGGCCATCAAGGGGAATCACGAAGAGCTTCTTTTATCGTATTGGCGGGAACCGGACCGCTACCGGGAGAATTATCTGGATCCGGGATTCGGAGGACGACCAACCGTCGAAGCACTCGAAAAGTCCAAAAAAGGAAAAAAGTTTTTGGAGTGGATCCAGACCTGGCCACTTTACCTGGAAGTAGACACGTTTATTCTGGTTCACGCTTCCCTTCCCCGGATCCAGGGAAGCCGGTTCGGTGATATCGAGCTTTGCCCTCTCCGAAAAGAAGGCTCGACCGGTTTTCACACCTGTCTCTGGGCCCGACCCCCGGAAATTTACCCTTCCTTTGACCAGAGACTCGTCATTTCCGGCCACAATATCGTTTCGCAGCCCGGCCCCGGAAAGGAAGGAGTCCTCCTGATCGATACGGGCGCATACAGGACAGGTGCCTTGACCTTCATGCGGCTGGAAGACCGCACATTCCATCAGGTGCGCGGAAAACCACGGGTTCAGTCCTGA
- the hemG gene encoding protoporphyrinogen oxidase → MAGFDCDTLVVGGGVSGLAAALTLKNRGVDVRLLESRGYLGGAIRTVREDGYLLEFGPNSLMVRPEDAIDTVLGDPELRARIVPASGLSKNRYVVKAGHLYPVPLSPWAFFRTPLLSWRGRRDILSEWKVPPRTGGPEETLSHFVRRRLGEEALDYFVDPFVKGVYASHPDLLSVEAAFPLLVRLEREHGGLLRGALKTFLKRRKRPSGSSPRGIFSFAGGMTDLVEAMGKRLGEDVGTNVDVIKYTRLEEGFRVALMYDETEYYMTSRRLILATSAPQAAELLEGDPDGPSSELKSIPYAPVTIAYAGFLREQVTHPLDGFGLLCPTVENRKVLGVIFSSSLFPGRAPEGKVLLTVFVGGMTGQKLAQAFDEDLERIVLKELTELLGVKGAPSFFRIHRWEKAIPQLILGHGETVRTIRKKLPSGLRLAGNYLDGISIARAFASGVRAAEELLSEDGGTPG, encoded by the coding sequence GTGGCAGGATTTGATTGCGATACGCTGGTTGTGGGCGGGGGCGTCTCCGGACTGGCGGCAGCCCTGACCTTGAAAAACAGGGGGGTGGATGTCCGGCTTCTCGAGTCCCGGGGATATCTGGGTGGAGCCATCCGGACGGTGCGCGAAGACGGCTATCTCCTCGAGTTCGGGCCAAACAGCCTGATGGTTCGACCGGAGGACGCCATCGACACTGTCCTTGGTGACCCGGAACTTCGTGCCCGGATTGTGCCGGCATCGGGGCTGTCGAAAAATCGATATGTCGTCAAAGCGGGTCATCTTTATCCGGTTCCGCTCTCCCCATGGGCCTTTTTCCGGACGCCTCTTTTAAGCTGGCGGGGACGCCGGGATATCCTGTCGGAATGGAAGGTTCCGCCCAGGACCGGAGGTCCGGAAGAGACATTGTCCCACTTTGTGCGCCGCCGTCTGGGCGAGGAGGCTCTCGACTACTTTGTCGATCCTTTCGTCAAGGGGGTCTATGCGTCTCATCCGGATCTTCTTTCTGTGGAGGCCGCCTTTCCGCTTCTGGTCCGACTGGAAAGAGAACATGGAGGTCTTCTCCGCGGAGCGCTGAAGACGTTCCTGAAGCGACGGAAACGACCGTCCGGATCCTCCCCCCGGGGAATTTTTTCCTTTGCCGGCGGAATGACGGACCTTGTCGAGGCGATGGGAAAAAGGCTGGGAGAAGATGTCGGGACGAATGTCGACGTGATCAAGTACACCCGCCTGGAGGAAGGGTTCCGCGTTGCCCTGATGTACGACGAAACGGAGTATTATATGACTTCCCGGCGTCTCATCCTTGCGACTTCCGCTCCCCAGGCGGCGGAGCTTCTCGAAGGTGACCCGGACGGACCGTCCAGCGAGTTGAAGTCCATCCCCTATGCGCCTGTGACGATCGCCTATGCCGGTTTTCTCCGGGAGCAGGTCACCCATCCGCTGGACGGGTTCGGCCTCCTGTGTCCAACGGTGGAAAACCGGAAAGTCCTGGGCGTGATCTTTTCCTCGTCCCTCTTCCCCGGGAGGGCGCCCGAAGGGAAGGTCCTCCTGACGGTCTTTGTGGGCGGCATGACCGGACAAAAGCTGGCACAGGCCTTTGACGAAGATCTGGAGCGCATCGTTCTCAAGGAGTTGACCGAACTTCTGGGAGTGAAGGGGGCTCCTTCCTTTTTCCGGATTCACCGGTGGGAAAAAGCTATTCCCCAATTGATCCTCGGTCATGGGGAGACCGTTCGGACAATCCGGAAGAAGCTGCCTTCCGGACTTCGTCTGGCGGGAAATTACCTGGACGGGATTTCGATTGCCCGGGCGTTTGCTTCCGGCGTCCGGGCCGCGGAGGAGCTTCTTTCCGAAGATGGCGGAACACCGGGGTGA
- a CDS encoding DMT family transporter — MNLSILKKPIREENEPVHVPTVENERHPNRCPNKTKVRLLEEIRKISAPVSAEKPLWYVFLLMAIGLASEAWGFVLIKKGLLQHPPAGPFLSGSHLAAVFFQLVSTPLVLLGTALEALHFGVLMELLSFGEVSFIIPLTSVGYVLTPLTALFLLHETIPPERWAGIVLVCAGVFVLLRYKTPS; from the coding sequence ATGAATCTTTCTATACTGAAAAAACCGATCAGAGAAGAGAACGAGCCGGTCCATGTCCCGACGGTGGAAAACGAAAGACACCCGAACAGATGTCCGAACAAGACAAAGGTCAGACTCTTGGAAGAAATCCGCAAGATATCCGCTCCGGTTTCGGCTGAAAAACCCCTCTGGTATGTTTTCTTGTTGATGGCGATCGGTCTCGCTTCCGAAGCCTGGGGATTCGTCCTGATCAAGAAAGGTCTTCTCCAGCATCCCCCGGCCGGTCCTTTTCTCAGCGGATCTCATCTGGCGGCTGTTTTTTTCCAGCTTGTCTCCACCCCCCTTGTCCTTCTCGGCACCGCTCTTGAAGCCCTTCACTTCGGTGTGCTCATGGAGCTGCTGTCCTTCGGTGAGGTCTCCTTCATCATTCCCCTGACGTCCGTCGGATATGTCCTGACCCCCCTGACCGCCCTCTTTCTTCTCCACGAAACGATCCCGCCGGAACGATGGGCCGGGATCGTTCTCGTCTGCGCGGGGGTCTTCGTCCTTCTTCGGTATAAAACCCCGTCGTGA
- a CDS encoding chloride channel protein, with amino-acid sequence MKKRRFRLRYLWVRFLDETRRINRFWRVLILALLIGIVTGLLVYLLESVVYELLFLTLYNTYFKNGIIVILIPMIGVLLTRLILVWGKTDGMGGTEEVVKSYHEFRGRLPLSRTPYKIPAYITTLGFGGSAGLEGASTYIGGMVSSIAEKIMEKLNIPFEEQRTLLLAGAGAGLSAMFKAPLTGTIFILQVPYKSDLAPNALIPTLVASVSSYIVMVTLKGTHPLFSMANKADFHMNDMLAVIVIGLVCGFLSKYFLRMYRATKTWFLKGPARLTSRNVLAALILGITGYLATLRFGEALPLGPGYIFIQYLLSVPDTFLNLLMLLLLKMAAVIFTFSAGGMGGSFFPLLCLGAATGGLISNVAHIQPFDFGVVMGMAGFLAAGYKTPLAAVVFVAESTHSSGYLIPGLICTAFSYIASGASSISSQQREREDIHLSRRFHLKVTNAMLRQIIFVPSNITVDDFRQYYLLKYFYRTYPVLDEKKALVGIISVYDIDRIPEEEWKKLKVSDVMVTPVITVTREETIQDAVQKMNRYDLDFLPVVSEKDPKELIGGITRTGIFQGEWAIVAA; translated from the coding sequence GTGAAAAAACGTCGGTTCCGTCTCCGCTATCTCTGGGTCCGCTTTCTCGACGAAACGCGACGAATCAACCGCTTCTGGAGGGTTTTGATCCTTGCCTTGCTGATCGGCATCGTCACGGGACTTCTGGTCTATCTTCTGGAATCCGTCGTTTACGAACTTCTCTTTTTGACTCTCTACAACACCTACTTCAAGAACGGGATCATTGTCATCCTGATTCCCATGATCGGCGTTCTTCTGACGCGACTGATCCTGGTCTGGGGGAAGACAGACGGGATGGGGGGAACGGAAGAAGTGGTCAAAAGCTACCACGAATTCCGGGGGAGACTTCCCCTGTCCCGCACCCCCTACAAAATCCCGGCCTACATCACGACCCTCGGATTTGGGGGAAGCGCCGGTCTCGAAGGGGCTTCAACGTATATCGGCGGAATGGTCAGCTCGATTGCCGAAAAGATCATGGAAAAGCTGAACATCCCGTTCGAAGAACAACGCACCCTTCTCCTTGCCGGAGCGGGAGCGGGTCTGTCCGCCATGTTCAAGGCCCCACTGACGGGAACGATCTTCATTCTCCAGGTTCCCTACAAGAGCGACCTGGCCCCGAACGCCCTGATCCCCACCCTTGTTGCATCCGTTTCCAGTTATATTGTCATGGTGACGCTGAAAGGCACCCACCCTCTTTTCAGCATGGCCAACAAGGCCGACTTTCACATGAACGACATGCTGGCGGTTATCGTGATCGGCCTGGTCTGCGGGTTCCTGAGCAAATACTTCCTTCGGATGTACCGGGCGACAAAAACATGGTTTCTGAAGGGTCCAGCCCGCCTTACGTCCCGAAATGTCCTGGCTGCCCTGATCCTGGGGATCACGGGGTATCTTGCCACCTTGCGGTTCGGAGAAGCCCTTCCCCTTGGTCCCGGATATATTTTTATCCAGTACCTTCTCTCTGTTCCCGACACCTTTCTGAACCTTCTGATGCTTCTTCTCCTGAAGATGGCCGCCGTCATTTTCACGTTTTCCGCCGGCGGGATGGGAGGGTCCTTCTTTCCGCTTCTCTGTCTGGGAGCGGCGACCGGAGGCCTGATTTCCAACGTGGCGCACATCCAGCCCTTCGACTTTGGCGTGGTCATGGGGATGGCGGGATTCCTCGCGGCCGGGTACAAGACACCGCTTGCCGCGGTGGTTTTCGTTGCGGAGTCCACCCACAGTTCCGGGTACCTGATCCCGGGGCTCATCTGCACCGCTTTCAGCTATATCGCCTCCGGTGCCTCGTCCATTTCCTCGCAGCAAAGGGAACGGGAAGATATTCACCTGTCCCGCCGTTTTCACCTGAAAGTCACCAACGCGATGCTCCGCCAGATCATCTTCGTTCCTTCCAACATTACGGTCGACGATTTTCGCCAGTATTATCTGCTCAAGTATTTTTACCGGACCTATCCCGTTCTGGACGAAAAAAAGGCACTTGTCGGCATCATTTCGGTCTATGACATCGACCGGATCCCGGAAGAGGAATGGAAAAAACTGAAGGTGTCCGACGTCATGGTCACTCCCGTCATCACGGTCACCCGGGAGGAAACCATTCAGGATGCCGTCCAGAAAATGAACCGGTACGATCTCGACTTCCTGCCGGTCGTATCGGAAAAAGACCCGAAGGAACTGATCGGAGGCATCACCCGGACCGGGATCTTCCAGGGAGAATGGGCCATTGTTGCAGCATAA